One window of the Daphnia pulex isolate KAP4 chromosome 8, ASM2113471v1 genome contains the following:
- the LOC124200174 gene encoding annexin B9-like produces MEENIPTVFPASSFNPRADADALHKAMKGLGTDEKVLISILCHRTRDQRVSINHAYKAGYGKDLESAIKSELGGCFENLMVALCLPLAEFMAREVHHAISGIGTNEGTLIEILCSGTNQDIREMNAAYQQLYGHPMENDIKGDTSGEFELLLVSLVQGQRDENQTVDVYEARADAHLLFQAGAAKVGTDESVFHSILASRSWPHLRIVMYEYQEMHGHTLEHAVMSEFSFNAERGLLTILQCAKNRHEYFAHRLHHAIDGLGTNDRNLIRIIVSRCDVDLNNIKQEYERKFSRSLQADLSGDSSGDYQRALLALLG; encoded by the exons atggagGAA AATATTCCTACTGTATTTCCGGCTTCGTCGTTTAATCCCCGAGCTGATGCTGATGCGCTTCATAAGGCAATGAAAGGTTTGGGTACTGACGAAAAAGTTCTCATAAGTATTCTGTGCCATCGCACCCGTGACCAGCGCGTGTCAATAAATCATGCCTACAAGGCAGGCTATGGAAAG GATTTGGAGTCGGCAATTAAAAGCGAACTGGGCGgttgttttgaaaacttgaTGGTTGCTCTCTGCCTTCCTCTGGCAGAGTTTATGGCACGTGAAGTTCATCATGCTATCAGTGGAATAGGAACTAACGAAGGGACGCTCATTGAAATTCTTTGTAGCGGGACTAACCAGGATATACGAGAAATGAACGCTGCTTACCAACAAT TGTACGGGCATCCTATGGAAAATGATATTAAGGGAGATACCTCTGGTGAATTTGAATTGCTTCTCGTTTCATTGGTCCAG GGTCAAAGAGATGAGAATCAGACGGTTGATGTTTACGAGGCTAGAGCAGATGCCCATCTTTTGTTTCAAGCAG GAGCGGCAAAGGTAGGAACAGATGAAAgtgtttttcattctatcCTCGCTTCTCGTAGTTGGCCTCATTTACGGATTGTTATGTACGAGTATCAAGAAATGCATGGCCACACGTTGGAGCATGCTGTGATGAGTGAGTTCTCGTTTAACGCCGAGAGGGGTCTTTTAACAATAT TGCAATGTGCCAAAAACCGACATGAATATTTCGCTCATCGCCTACATCACGCCATTGATGGATTGGGCACAAACGA TCGTAACCTTATTCGTATAATCGTTAGTCGTTGTGATGTTGATCTCAACAACATAAAACAAGAGTATGAAAGGAAATTCAGCCGTAGTCTTCAAGCTGATCTTTCG GGCGATTCTTCAGGTGATTACCAAAGGGCACTTTTGGCTCTTCTCGGCTGA
- the LOC124200162 gene encoding autophagy protein 5-like has protein sequence MAEDREILREIWEGRLPVCFTLATEEVSTPIAPDPFYLMVPRLTYFPLVTDKVRRHFVRCVVPEKHDNEMWLEFERHPLKWHYPIGLLYDLFVSNSELPWQITVHFDKYPDNKILKCPSKDVVESHLMHSLKEADALKHKNHIMALMQERDHKQLWLGLLHDRFDQFWSANRKLMEHSAEDGFRYIPFRLYVPQLTSKPFVQYLIKPVENEKKLVVEDLLQRANLNFESKGPFQVVIHGIDIPLETPLQWISEHLSYPDNFLHLCIRYSQT, from the exons ATGGCTGAAGACAGGGAAATTTTACGTGAGATCTGGGAAGGCAGATTGCCAGTCTGTTTTACATTAGCCACAGAAGAAGTGTCAACACCAATTGCACCAGATCCCTTCTATCTTATGGTTCCACGACTGACTTATTTTCCTCTCGTCACAGATAAA GTTCGCAGACATTTTGTAAGATGTGTTGTTCCCGAAAAGCATGACAACGAAATGTGGCTGGAATTTGAAAGACACCCTCTTAAGTG GCATTATCCTATTGGACTCCTCTATGAtctgtttgtttcaaattcggAATTACCATGGCAGATTACTGTCCACTTTGACAAATATCCTGATAACAAGATACTCAAATGCCCCTCAAA AGATGTTGTTGAATCCCATCTGATGCATAGTTTAAAAGAAGCTGATGCTTTGAAGCATAAGAACCACATAATGGCTCTAATGCAAGAACGTGACCACAAGCAGCTTTGGTTGGGACTTTTACATG ACAGATTTGACCAATTTTGGTCAGCCAATCGAAAATTAATGGAACATAGCGCCGAGGATGGTTTCCGCTACATTCCCTTTCGTTTATATGTCCCCCAATTGACTTCTAAGCCTTTCGTTCAATATTTGATTAAACCAGTtgagaatgagaaaaaactgGTTGTGGAAGACTTACTTCAGAGGGCAAATCTCAATTTTGAATCCAAAg GACCGTTTCAAGTAGTCATTCACGGAATTGATATCCCTTTAGAAACCCCTCTTCAATGGATAAGCGAACATTTAAGTTATCCAGATAACTTTCTACATCTATGCATTCGATACTCTCAGACATAG
- the LOC124200623 gene encoding L-rhamnose-binding lectin CSL3-like, giving the protein MIRADPLHFICLILVSSLGLQQQVASKTALQSDRAIEESFTCEWQTKTLTCPDGQGIVIDFANYGRTTHPVCVMDPVRDAPNTCSTSSHTNFVATFCNGRSNCVIPAVNLFFGDPCPNVFKYLQIKYHCACPSEVVESFTCEWDSRTLSCPSGKSIVIDFANYGRTTHPVCVLDPVRDAVNTCSTAAHTGIIGQRCNGKSSCVVPATNDFFGDPCPNVFKYLQIKSHCA; this is encoded by the exons ATGATTCGAGCAGATCCGCTTCACTTTATTTGTCTTATCCTAGTCAGTTCTCTTGGCCTTCAA CAACAAGTTGCAAGCAAGACAGCGCTTCAATCTGATCGAg CGATCGAGGAATCGTTCACCTGTGAATGGCAAACCAAAACTTTAACCTGCCCCGATGGACAAGGCATTGTAATTGATTTTGCCAACTACGGCCGTACAACCCACCCAGTTTGCGTGATGGACCCGGTGCGTGACGCACCCAATACTTGTAGCACCTCGTCTCACACCAACTTTGTCGCGACATTCTGCAATGGCCGGTCGAATTGCGTCATCCCCgctgttaatttattttttggtgacCCATGTCCTAACGTCTTCAAGTATTTGCAAATCAAATACCACTGCGCTTGCCCATCTGAAGTCGTCGAGTCATTCACTTGCGAGTGGGATTCCAGGACGTTATCTTGTCCGAGTGGGAAAAGTATCGTCATTGATTTCGCTAATTACGGTCGCACTACTCACCCAGTTTGCGTGTTGGACCCGGTGCGTGATGCCGTCAATACCTGTTCAACTGCAGCGCACACGGGTATCATTGGCCAACGCTGTAACGGGAAATCTAGTTGCGTCGTGCCGGCTACCAACGACTTTTTTGGCGACCCCTGCCCCAATGTTTTCAAGTATTTACAAATCAAATCTCATTGTGCTTAA
- the LOC124200159 gene encoding UNC93-like protein has translation MGNPGEVENGEENAGYVATETLENPPPYSSVGVYPDGNETTVGQQTEVKNQNPNFQNENDGMTPVRSMTQAEIKQEKMRIWKNVAVISLSFMCLFTAFNSVGNLQSSINADAGLGTTASATIYVALLVSCMFVPTWLIKTIKCKWTMVFCQLCYSVYIIAQFWPSFGTLIPAAIILGIGAAPMWSAKCTYLTQVGNRYAALIGDNSAEPSITRFFGVFFMVFQTSQIWGNLISSLVLSMDKANATNVDDQVLEYCGANFCNSRNLTNITGDGSVSSPLQRPDEAQIQMLTGILLGFALLASAIMALLVDPLSRFGEAERQGSSTGKTGVALLLATFQHMRNPYQLLIIPLTLWSGFEQAFLTAEFTAAYISCAWGVQHVGFVLICYGAADAIGSITCGSIVKRVGRIPIFVFGALLNAALIIALFLWKPDPDNAVIFFVIAGFWGLADSIWQTQINSFYGVIFSGSEEAAFSNYRLWESLGFAIAFAYSYALCANAKLWVLVGVLAAGMIGYLTIETMENKKPKKNEKE, from the exons ATGGGAAACCCAGGTGAGGTCGAAAACGGAGAAGAGAATGCAGGATACGTCGCAACTGAAACCTTGGAAAACCCCCCGCCTTATTCATCAG TGGGAGTATATCCTGATGGAAATGAGACGACCGTAGGGCAGCAGACTGAAGTCAAGAATCAAAATCCCAACTTTCAGAATGAGAATGATGGAATGACACCGGTGAGATCGATGACGCAagctgaaataaaacaagaaaagatgaGAATTTGGAAAAATGTCGCCGTCATCAGCCTTTCCTTCATGTGTCTTTTTACGGCTTTTAATTCTGTCGGCAACCTGCAG AGTTCTATCAATGCCGACGCCGGATTGGGAACGACAGCCTCAGCTACCATCTATGTTGCTTTACTCGTTTCCTGCATGTTTGTCCCAACTTGGCTGATCAAGACAATCAAGTGCAAGTGGACCATGGTGTTCTGTCAACTCTGCTACTCAGTCTACATCATCGCTCAGTTCTGGCCGTCTTTTGGTACACTTATTCCTGCAGCCATCATCCTCGGAATTGGAGCGGCACCTATG tggTCGGCCAAATGCACTTATCTTACCCAA GTCGGAAACCGGTATGCAGCTTTGATCGGAGACAATTCGGCTGAACCGAGCATTACAAGATTTTTTGGTGTCTTCTTTATGGTCTTCCAGACTTCACAAATTTGGGGCAACCTTATCAGTTCACTTG TGCTCTCAATGGACAAAGCTAACGCAACGAACGTAGACGATCAAGTTTTAGAATACTGTGGAGCTAATTTCTGCAACAGTCGAAATCTTACCAACATAACGGGAGACGGCAGTGTTTCCTCACCTTTGCAGCGACCTGATGAAGCTCAGATTCAAATGCTGACGGGAATCCTTCTTGGTTTCGCTTTACTGGCATCAGCCATCATGGCTCTTCTAGTTGATCCTCTTTCCAG ATTTGGTGAAGCAGAACGTCAAGGTAGCAGTACAGGCAAAACCGGAGTCGCTTTGCTTCTTGCTACCTTCCAACATATGAGAAATCCTTATCAATTACTGATTATTCCATTGACCCTCTGGTCCGGTTTTGAACAAGCTTTTCTCACAGCCGAATTCACTGCG GCCTACATTTCGTGTGCCTGGGGAGTGCAACACGTCGGATTCGTACTCATCTGCTACGGCGCGGCTGACGCAATCGGATCTATCACTTGCGGCTCGATAGTCAAGAGAGTGGGACGAATTCCCATATTTGTGTTTGGAGCTTTACTGAACGCGGCATTGATTATAGCACTCTTCTTGTGGAAGCCAGATCCTGATAACGCTGTAATCTTTTTCGTCATTGCTGGCTTCTGGGGACTTGCAGATTCAATTTGGCAGACACAAATCAACT CTTTCTATGGCGTCATCTTTTCTGGTTCCGAAGAAGCTGCCTTCAGCAACTATCGACTGTGGGAGAGTTTGGGCTTCGCAATTGCTTTCGCTTACAGCTACGCATTGTGCGCAAATGCGAAACTTTGGGTTCTTGTTGGGGTGCTCGCAGCCGGAATGATTGGTTATTTGACGATTGAAACGATGgagaacaaaaaaccaaagaagaatgaaaaagaataa
- the LOC124200163 gene encoding guanosine-3',5'-bis(diphosphate) 3'-pyrophosphohydrolase MESH1-like, which translates to MAQGDVSIELIECVDFAAIKHRNQRRKDSDSTPYINHPVGVARILTSEAGIKDLIVLQAALLHDTVEDTDTTFEELEKKFGKAVTDVVREVTDDKSLPSEERKRLQIVHAPTSSHEAKLVKLADKLYNLRDLCKGTPRGWSSRRCEEYFKWSKKVVDGLRGNCPAIEKELDKIFIAKGLM; encoded by the exons ATGGCACAAGGAGATGTGTCGATCGAGCTAATTGAATGTGTAGATTTTGCAGCAATAAAACATCGAAATCAGAGACGAAAGGATAGCGATTCTACTCCGTACATAAATCATCCCGTAG GTGTTGCTAGAATCTTGACGAGTGAAGCTGGCATTAAAGACCTTATTGTTCTGCAAGCTGCACTTCTGCATGACACTGTTGAAGATACCGACACAACATTTGAGGAACTGGAGAAAAAGTTTGGGAAAGCTGTCACAGATGTTGTGCGAGAGGTAACTGATGACAAAAGCCTCCCGAGTGAAGAGAGGAAGAGATTACAAATTGTTCATGCTCCCACATCCAGCCATGAGGCTAAGCTAGTAAAACTAGCTGACAAACTGTACAACCTCCGAGACTTGTGTAAGGGTACTCCAAGGGGTTGGTCTTCTAGACGATGCGAAGAGTATTTTAAATGGTCAAAGAAAGTTGTAGATGGTTTACGTGGTAACTGCCCTgctattgaaaaagaattggataaAATATTCATTGCTAAGGGATTAATGTAA